The DNA region TACGACGCTCTATGGCGAGGGTGTCCTCGAAGTCCTGCCCGAAGGCTACGGCTTTCTGCGCGCCCAGGACTTCAATTACCTGCACGGCCCCGACGACATCTACGTCTCCCCCTCCCAGGTCAAGCGCTTCGACCTCCGCACCGGCGACACGGTGATGGGCGAAGTCCGGCCGCCCAAGGAATGGGAACGGTACCTCGCGCTTCTCAAAGTGGAGCGCATCAACGGTGGTGACCCCGAGCAGTCGAAATTGCGAAGCGCTTTCGATAACCTGACGGCCAAGTACCCCGACGAGCGCATTCGCCTCGAACGGAAGAACGGCGAAGTCGCGACCCGCATCTGCGACATCATCGCGCCCCTCGGCAAGGGACAGCGCGCCCTCATCGTGGCCCCGCCCAAGGGTGGCAAGACGATCCTGCTGCAGCAGCTCGCCAACGCGATCGTCGAGAATCATCCCGAGGTCACGCTCATCATCCTGCTCATCGACGAGCGGCCGGAAGAGGTCACCGACATGCAGGCCAGTTGCCCGCAGGCCGAGGTGATCTGCTCCACCTTCGACGAAACTGCCGACCGGCATGTGCAGGTGGCGGGTATGGTGCTCGAGAAGGCCAAACGGCTGGTGGAGAGTGGCAAGGATGTGGTCATCCTGCTCGACTCCATCACGCGTCTGGCCCGCGCGCACAATGCCGTGGCTCCGCAGGGCGGCAAGCTGATGTCGGGTGGCATGGAAGCCACCGCCATGCAGAAGCCCAAGGCGTTCTTTGGCGCGGCCCGCAAGCTGGTGGAAGGCGGCTCGCTGACCATCGTGGCCACGGCGCTCATCGAAACCAACTCGCGCATGGACGAGCTGATCTTCGAGGAGTTCAAGGGTACGGGCAACATGGAACTCGTACTCGACCGCAAGCTGGCCGAGAAGCGCATCTTCCCCGCCATCGACATCAACAAGTCGGGTACACGGCGCGAAGAACTGCTGCTCACGCCCTTCGAGCAGCAGCGCGTGTTCCTGCTGCGCACCTTCCTGGCCGACATGCCCAGTGACGATGCCATGCTGTTCCTGCTCAAGCGCATGGAGCAGGCGGAGAACAATCAGGAGTTCTTCAAGCAAATGGCGGAAGGGTGACATTGGCGGCCGCTCCCGGCGGGCGTCTGCTCGCCGTGGACTGGGGCGACAAACGCATCGGGCTCGCCATCAGCGATGAGCTGGGTATGCTGGCCTCGCCGGTGGGCATCATTGCGCGACGGGCGGGCAAGCGGCCACCACTCGCGGAGCTCATGCGGCAGGCCGAGTCGCTGGGTGCGCGCGGCTATGTGTTTGGACTGCCACTCGACCCATCGGGCGACGAAACC from Gemmatimonas sp. UBA7669 includes:
- the rho gene encoding transcription termination factor Rho; the encoded protein is MHVAELKRKSVPELLALAESLQLTSVTGLRKQELIFRIEQALLETDTTLYGEGVLEVLPEGYGFLRAQDFNYLHGPDDIYVSPSQVKRFDLRTGDTVMGEVRPPKEWERYLALLKVERINGGDPEQSKLRSAFDNLTAKYPDERIRLERKNGEVATRICDIIAPLGKGQRALIVAPPKGGKTILLQQLANAIVENHPEVTLIILLIDERPEEVTDMQASCPQAEVICSTFDETADRHVQVAGMVLEKAKRLVESGKDVVILLDSITRLARAHNAVAPQGGKLMSGGMEATAMQKPKAFFGAARKLVEGGSLTIVATALIETNSRMDELIFEEFKGTGNMELVLDRKLAEKRIFPAIDINKSGTRREELLLTPFEQQRVFLLRTFLADMPSDDAMLFLLKRMEQAENNQEFFKQMAEG